In Anolis sagrei isolate rAnoSag1 chromosome 5, rAnoSag1.mat, whole genome shotgun sequence, the DNA window tgataattaattcaggagtgaatttccctccctagggatagattactctcacttgctgttgtctcaccccctttcttaactatgagttgtttgtaagtcagatgtttgtaactcaagtgCTGCCTGTATtccaaattccaaaaaaaaaaaaaaaatctaaaaatctaaatgaaatatttctggtcccaaaGAACCAAAaatataagggatactcaaccattTATTTTCTAGTTTGAACCATCACTATAATAAACTATTCTGgttaaaaatgctttaaaacattGTTACAAAAAACAGCTGTAATAAAATGAAATAGGTTTCATTTGAGTCAtcgcaaaaaaaatgaaattcttaGACAATGTTTCTGTCACTGGCTAACTTTATTGTAGATAAAATGAAAACTATTGGACAACAGTGATCAGAGAACTAATCAATACCTTTCCAAATCTCTGTTGTATAAATTTAACAGTAAAATCAGATGCATAGGGCCATATTATAAGCATTTAGTGTGGGCTACTTACCATTTCAGTtagaaataaagtaaaagaaGATATGTGATTAATGTAAGTGCTGCAATTTGAATTCCATCTTGTTAAAAAGAAGACATACAAATTAAACCTATGTACTTTTCCTTGCTTTTTCTAGAGCAACTgtggccaaaaaataaaaatccgCCGAGTTCTGATGAATTGTCCTGAAATTGTCACAATTGGTTTAGTTTGGGATTCAGAACATTCTGACCTGACCGAAGATGTTATCCGAAACCTGGCAACACAGCTCTATCTTCCAGGGGTATTTAAACCACATTGTTTAATATAAACTGTATTCCCATGTTTGCATCTTTATCAAAACTACTTGAAACCTTTTTCTGTGTTAGAACATATTTTCCAATATGGTAATTCTAAACTCAGAAGCAAATCCCACTGAGGTCCATATGACTTACAGTTAAGTGTGTATCATGGCCTAACCAAAAacaggcttttatttattttttttagttttaagaCTAAGTAACAGAAGTTTTATGAAATAATATGTTGCAATTGAAGATAcaaagacccgggggggggggcagaatcagGAAAATACATAAAACTTGTTTGTCCCTGTTACCCTGATGCTTTATGTCTGCTTGACACTGTAGAGAACTACAGAAGACAAAATAATTCTCTGTTTTAATAATGTTTCTTGATCCTTCTGTTTGTGTTATTTGCTTGCCCTTTTTTAATCAATTGGCAAAACAGAAGAGATTTCCAGAAGACTTTCCAAAAGAGAAGAGTGAGAGCCTTATGGCTCCACTTGTAATAcaacaattacatttttaaaagggagCTCAATTAGTAATTCATTTTTTGAATAAACTACTTTTAAAACGTACCAAACATAATAACTGTATGCTGGACTGAATTAGTCATAATACATTTTATGTTCATGAAGTATCACAGAGATTTTCAATCTTGTACATATACTGATATCACATTTTATCTAACCCGTAAGTAAGagccttttaaaatgtttagatCTTTATGTGGAGAATGGGTGTGTTGCAGTTCATAAAAGTTAATAAAACCTCTTGTTTTCCCATTGCTAGCccttccacttcatcacactagagaaaaaaaaatccacttaaaatctggtttctgcctcctgcagaattctggggtttgtagttaagtGAGGCTGTCAAAGGCTcccctctaaactacaaaccccagaattctgcaggaggcagcatctgaattttaagtggatttttttttctccagtgtgatgaagcCTTTAGTTTTATGCCCCAGTATACTCAGAACCTTCTCTCGAAGACTTAAAAGATACTCTGGAACTGGTGTTTTcgggaaaggggaagaaggaggggaaagaaagaaagaaatttatgTTGGCTGCTGCTATGGCACCATTTGAATGTTGAGTTTATGTCAAATAATCCAGTACTATACCCTCTGAGAAGAAGCTTAAAAAAATCCCACCAGGACTGAATAGACTTCAAATCATATTGTGGATAATGACCTTTGATCTTTTCtatcacaatttaaaataaagtttTCAATTTAAACTTGCTTTTCTGCTATGCCACTTGTTGACTGATAATTGTTTTTCCAGCTGTTTTATAGGGTTACCGATGAACGTGCCAAAAATAGTGAGCTTTTTCTTGTTGGGATGATTTGCTATGCAAGCAAACATTACTGTGCCTTTGCCTTTCATACCAAGAGTTGCAAATGGGTGTTATTTGATGATGCTAATGTGAAAGAGGTAAGCTCTCATGTACTTATTTTTGGCATTTTACTTTACATCTGGGTGTGCTATAGAACTGTGAGGGAGGTTTATGTAAAGTTCTGAGAGCCTTCAAGTTTGATATTAAACCAAATTACCCGGTGTTTCATTAAACATACATACTTTCTATCAAAGTTGAAAGTAAATGAAAAGAACATTATCCAATGTTGAGTTGGGTAAACACATAAAAAGTAGTTCTTATCACTTCATGTGATGCCAAATTtcattgagtgtgtgtgtgtgtgttctcaaATTCATTAAACATTTCCCCTCTAAATGTTTTGCTGAAAACATATTTAGGTTGGAACAAAATGGAAGGATGTGGTGTCCAAGTGCATTCGGTGCCACTTTCAGCCACTGCTGTTATTTTATGCAAACCCGGATGGTACACCGGTATCAACAGAAGATGCACCTCGACAGATAATTCACTGGTCACATTATAAAGCCTCTGGAGGAAATGGAGAAGAATCTGGTAATAAAGATCTTtgcaaattaatttttattttattaatcgaAGAAAATATATGAATCTGTATGTAGTCTATTTATTCACTTGTTTCCTGAGATGGTTGCTATTAAAAGAAAAGTAATCCTTTGGTCTCTTTCTTGTGCTGTATGCTCACTATGTTGTAATGTTCTTGTACCTGTCCAATTCATATTATGTGTATAATATGAATATAAGTAGGAAGGCCTTGTATTTACTCTGTAATCCTATAGCCATTTTTCTTGTAGGTAAGCCAAATGGTACTCAGTAGGACTTACATTTGAGTAATCTCACATAGAATACCATTGCAAGTCTCCAAACACAATTCCCAAATAGAACCAGTTACTCTGCCAACTGGAAAAGACTTTTAAAACACAATCTATGTAAAGGAAGAAATAGTTTGATTTGTTCTTATACACGAATGTTTACACTGTGCCTAGCTATTATAATTATTTCATTGTTTCATTTTACTTTTGTAAAAATAAACAGTTGTCTAAGAAGTTATGAAACCTTAGCTGTATCTGGCAGTCACAAAGATTCCTTTTATGTGGGGAAGCAGGAAGTTATCTTAAATGaaccatttttttattattaattgtagACACAAGTAGAGTAAATCTTCATAATGAAATTCcacttacattttcactcaatataGTGTCTCTTATTTACTTAACCTTACGAATTCGAAATTCCACATTTGTCAATGACTTGTGTCCAGTAGCTTTTCTTTCcctgtcccctccctccccctttgtcCCCATCCACTGGAAACAGGTGTATCTTCAATTGGAGTATTATTTGAATTGATCAGTTGTGAAGAGGGTGTGATTtagttctttatattttctttttccttttactctagCTATTAGAATTCCCCACTTCGAGTCCCATTTCTTCTTACAACAGCCTGTTGTGTATTTCATTCTCCTTTCAAAATATAATCATGGAGTATACAATCTGCTAAATACTGAATCCATTTTATAAAATTCCCATTTTCCTGCTCTTTCCAGCCCAATGTTACTGTTTTTTGGACCGCTTCTATCATATGTTTTATGATATTTGCCCATTTGTTAGTTCTGCTCTTGCCCTCAGttttctgaattaaaaaaaatctcttttattCAGCTCTAAAAAAAGTTGAATGAAGCATGAAGGAGCAagataaaaaagaggaaaagaaaaattgCCCAGTGCTTAACCTATCATATCTTTCCAAACAAAGGCTTTGTTCATAAGCTACTGAGTATATTTTAAATATGAAGCACAGTATATCACCTAAAAAACAACACAGGCAGCATATAGTAACAGCATATCTGCATATAGACCCTAGTTGTAAGAATATAAGTGTGTAAACAAATTAATTTAGCTGTGAATTAATGTGGTTTAGTTGCCTAGATTGAACCAGTGCCTGAGAAACAATATGAACATACATCAATGAGAGACTTGTTTCTggattatttaaattgtataaacTTGCAGTCTGTTCTATCAATGTGAAGgattcccagcagtcctcctgttGAATGGAGATGGGGGGCAGGGGAGGCCTATCTCAAATTCTGGAGCAATTTGATTTATGTATTTTGCTTCCTTATCTTTTTGACTCTCCATTTAGCTTTACTATTGTGGCATGATTGTTAGATAATCAcatctttttttaatgaattaattaTTTTAGACTGATAAAAATTAATTTTGAAtgtatacactttttaaaaagaaatacttaAATTGTTGCATGTACCTTACTAGGATTTGAAAAGTCTACTTTTCCAAAATTAGACCATACAAAAGAGAATGGATTTGAAGAATCTGTTGTTCAGAAAAGCACTAAAAAAATTCAACCAGAACACTCATCTCTTAATCGGAATCATATTCAATATGGTGGTGTCAGAGGATCAGGTATATATATTAAAACTTCTTGCATTCATTTTCAACAGTGTCATTTACAAAGCTTGCTGTGCATAATTGCTTAATAACCTTTAAAATGTAGCTGTTAAACATAATAATGTAATTGTGTAATACATGCTTGAACTGTTACATAGAATGATTCTTATGTTATTTCAGTTAATTGCTAACTGACCAGTGCCCATAAAACATGAAGCAAAAACAGATTTGGTCACAACCTGTCTGGCTTTGGTGATCACcaaccaaaaacagatttttacAAAAATCTATTTCCTAAGGGCAAAGTCCTGTATCCAATCTTGCCTGCAGTCAAGGATGAAAAACAACAACCTGGAGTATGATGCACATCATGAAAATACAaggtagtccccgagttacaaacatctgacttacaaatgactcatagttaagaacaggggtgagacaacaggaagtgacaaAAATCTCcctctaggaaggaaaattcactcctggaacagttatcatgggaaaaggtgtttcATGTGAAGCTAtgtcactaatccttgttttcacaacaaaccCAAGTTTTTCAAAATCAGTTATCAcacggacagaaagtgaggtgaaatcttctgaacaggggcacagatagcaaacaaaaaaaaccccacatgggtgttaacccttccctatcatATCCAAAGCTTACATATACATttgactggagttacatttaaaaatgtacctgttcagacttacatacaaattcaacttaagaacaaatctacagaagctatcttgtttgtaacttggagactgccttcAGTAAGGAAATTTGGGGCATGATTTACTATTATGCTGTGATTTAGACTGCATCagcaagctctgaggattattgcATTTTCGTACCAAAAGATCTTTCAGCATTTTGAACTATTTATATGATTGGAGGAATCAGTGGCTGCAGCTAAGGGAACAATTCCTACTTTTCTCTCACAACCCCAAGGTTAACAGAATTGTCAAACAGATCACCAATTGAGAAATTCTGCTGGTGAAGGAATTCTCATCCTATTTTCTACATGACTAAATTGCACCTTAAAAGAGTTGATTTTAATTTTGATCAAAATTAGTTCACACATCTCAAATTATACTAATGATTACAATATGCAGAAGAATAGAGTATTGATCAAAACCCAACACTTGAGACACTAGATGGCTACTTCTGTTAGCTTTTCTCATATTGTGTAGAATTATGAAGCTCCCAGGAATAGGGATTTTATCggtagaatattttttttttccttccatacaCAGAGAACTATTTATAATCCTGTTGTTTTCCTATTCATCTGAAAGCATGTTGCTGTTCTTATGATTGGTTTGGTTGATATACTATATATGATCCTTAATGACAAGGTGGTTGGATTGAATTGCCTGTTTCCTTAATGATTGAATCCATAATACATGTTAATATCTATCATTTCAGGGAAATTAGGGCATAGTGAGCAGAGGGAAAAGGCAAAGGACATTTCCAGAGAATGTGCTCAGAAGGTTTCTGAGATGAAAAATATCTCATCTTCTTTAAGAAAAGATGTGGACAGAGGATCAAAGAGAGAATCAGGGAAACAGAAAGGTAACAAACTCTTGTTTGAGAAGGGAAAGCTTCCTACGACTAATCTCTCCCACACACTCTGATTAAAGAATcccttgtttttaaatgttctcttTGAATGTTTGCTTTGAATTTCTAATGGTCtgacaaaaataataaattactttTCAAACTCTGAAGCCTacttaaaatgttatttctctcttgtttttctttcctttttgttttaaaGACCTATCTAGAGACGTCCAAACTCATTTTAAACCAGGATCACCTCCTTCTGGTAATGGATTTAGACCTCATTCCAACGAACGACTGTATAACAGTCAGGGCAGAGGACCATACAGGCACGAAAAGGTTCACAACCAGGTCAGACCTACTGCACAGGTGTTGGGATCCAGTAAAACAGATGGCTTTACTGATGGAGAGAAGATGAGTCGAATGAAGGCTGATAGCATCACCGGTTATGAAACAGATAGTAGCCAAGACTCTAAAGACAAAGGAAGTGTCAGCAGCAGCAAAAGTCGAAGTAGAGGGTGGAAGCCCATGCGAGAGACACTGAATGTCGATAGCATCTTTAGTGAATCTGAGAGAAAAGAGCATAGCTCAAAGacaaaattaaatgcaaatagCAAACCTAAGCATGAAAAAGAGACAAGTTCAAACAACTGGCCCAaagaaaatgcaagtcaaaaagCCCTTATGACTATTTATGAAGATGAAACAAAGCAGGCAGGGAATCGAAATTCCTTTGAttcagaagggaaagaaaatgcagAAAAAAGCAAAGGATTTACAGAGAGAAAAGTTCATATAGACAGTTGGCAGATACAACGGACTGAGTCTGGTTATGAAAGCAGTGATCATATCAGCAATGCATCTGCCAATTTGGATTCACCTATCATTGAAGGAACCAGCCCAGTTGATAACGCAGTTACTAAAGAAAACACTTCTTGCAGGTAACAAAAATAGTTTCatattaaaaaatatgttttataataaaatattgtcATAAATTAGAAAATTATGTCTTGAAATTTGGACTGAGGAAACAAGTATGCATACTACAATGAAATAAATTCAAGTGAGAAAAAAGGTCACACCCCAGTACACTCTTTCCTGTGACTAAACTCTTTGGGATTCTATTAGTCAAaatttgtaaaaaagaaaaaaaaagagttctAATAATGCGCCTGATAATGTTTGACATTTGTTTGCAGCATTTACCCTCCTTCTTAGCTTTTAAAAATCTCCCTGCCCCAAAGACTTACACACTTTAATTGGACTATTAGTACATCTGCCAAATGTGCGAGAATATTTAGATTAAAATCAgcgatgtttgtgtgtgtgttgggggaggggggcgggaagagtgacagagagagacagagagaaggagggagagaggagagttcATGCAAAGGTACCCTGACCTTGCAAGTCCCTTTGCTTGCCTTTTCTAATTTAATTTCTGCTTGGTCAGGTACACTATATTGGTGCCTCTGCATTGGCTGCCTGTTATCTGAAAGGTGGACAAATAACATAGTAAATTGGTAATAAACATATCTTGCAGAACTGAAAGAGAAATAAGGGGAAATTTAGTGAAGTTACTTTGCATAAGTCTTTTTGCAGAGTAGCTTTACTTTTAGAAGTTTCTCATATGATAAAGATAACCATGCAATAAGCCTTTTAGTGAAATGTTTGATactagagtttatttatttttatttattatttatttattatttaaacttatatgccgccactcccctggggctcagagcggcttacaagaatagctaaaatctaacagtGAGATATGTCCTGCATTTGGTCAACAGTTTAGTGAGATATGTCCTGCATTTGGTCAACAGTTACATACTTTGACACATCCTTTTGTTTTGTAGTGACCAGAATCTTTCTGTCAGATATTCTGGGTGTGTCTTGCAGTCTACCTCCCAGCAAAACAAAAATTATTTGGATGGTAAGAATTCAACTCTGTTATTGAAATACGTTTAATTAATAAATGATACTGTATTTtttctgtaattaaaaaaaattaaaacggTGCAAATTGCAATTCTTAAATGAGaattaatcttttaaaaatgtaattccctCAGCATTTATAGTTGCTGTATCAGTAACACAGCTCTGATTTACTTTTCATTTCCCTCTGATCCTTTTTACAGTGAAACTTGGCTCCCAAACATCTGCCATAAAGTCTTTTAAAATGACAGCCATTTTataatctgaattgttttctgAAAGTTGGTTCAGTAGTATTTTAGATGAGACATCTGCTTCTCTGTCCACTTAGAACTTTAAAGTGCTCATCTGGTGTAACAATTCTCCAAGTGAGTTCTGAAATTAAGCAAAGCCAGaattctttttgttgctgttaatGCTTCATTGATAATAATGAAACCTGTGCTCTTTAGGCCTGACTTCTGCCATATTTAGTTTGACTAGATCCTAGAGCCAAATTCCTATTGGACTGTCATTGGTCTTAACCATGCATGGATCTTTATGTCAGCAGAAGGGAAAAATAACACTTCTATTTTTACATTAGCTGGAATTCTGAAGGCACAAAACCTTCTGGTGTCAGTGAGCAGCTTGATTGAACACTTGCCATGTTATAGCATTCTCCTATTATGAGCATCTACTGCCCCCTCCTGTTTAGTGTATGCCACTGCATGACAGTGAATTACACCCGTTAGGTTTGTGTGGAGAATTTGACTAATTGTGTATGATGCTGGCAAAAATAGTAgaatttccttatttatttatttatttatttatttactactttaATCTGCCATTCTTATcctgaaggggacacagagcggcttacaaattaTATTTGTTTCTGATTTGTACGCTATTTTCTTTGGACTTCATTCTGGTCTTGATGTTATACAATAAAGACACAAGGAGTCATTCAAtaaggtgttgctgtggccaggcagccaggctatTGAAGTACTCTCACTGCGAGGCTGTAGCACCTTGCTCAGGAATTGTAAGGCAGCAGGGCTgaagaggtgttgctatggcctcACGCAGGTGTTGCTATAGCTGGCAGCAGGCAGCTAGGCCATTGAAGTACTCTCACCGTGAGACTGTGGGGCCATAGAAGCACCCTGCCCAGGAGTTGTATTTTTTAAGTATAGTTATGTCCCATGTCTCCCAAATCATGTCCTAACTACAGATTAATTTACACATCATTATTCAGTATCAGAATATGAATAGCAAGAAATAGTCAACAGATAGAAATAGTGTGCATTTCCCTAAACATATGTTCAATTTGCCTCTGGAAAGCATCCAGTGAGCTCCGTATCCTGGAGCAAATAATGTCCCATTTCAGAAATCTATATTAAGTTAATGGTTTCCAGTCAAGATCCCAAGTGGGCTAGATCAACCGAAAGCATGAGTTTAAATCTCATTTGCTATCAGACAGATTTAAAAGGGCTGAAATTTGGCTAATGTCCCTGTGTCTAAAAAGACTCCTTGATGTATTGATATTTAAGCATATCATTTCaagggcattttaaaaaatgtgaagagCTTCAAGATTTTAGCTGACCACATTTATTATATGTTCCTCCTTTGGTGGGTGGGGGACAGGGTGTCCTTTACCACTATAAATAAATCAGTTCTAAAtgagactttaaaaaaatagtggAATATGTTAAAGGGTGTAGGATGGTGTCGTTGTTTGAGTATTGAGGTACAACTCTGAAAACTAGGAGTTGAGTCCCCACTCAGCTGTGGAAATCCTTTGGGCAAATCATGCTCTTCCTTCTAAACAAATTCTGCTAAAAACCTTCATGATTGGGTTGCTTTAATCTGGAATTAAttaaaggcacaaaacaacatcaTGTTGACGTTAAATGTAAACACTGTTTTGTAGGTTTGAAGAAAGATCAAGCCAATACCCACATTAACTACAGACCTCATAATGCATCTTCAGTGTCTCATCTACAGATGCACAGTCCACCATTGAAAAGGTaacttttttaaaattgctttaatATGGTCTAAAGCAGTCTTGGATAACCTTTGAGGAGAGGACAGTTGGTGAATCCCTTAAGAACAACAGTGCTGATTGTGAGAGGAGATCCTGCTTAATCAACCTTTTTGCTGGACAGTTATAGGTGGAAAAGAACATAcactcttcccttctctctcaacATACAGACATACATTTCCTTAACAGAAGTACTAGTAGGCACACACAGACACTAGGCCTATCCTAACAAGCAGCTCTAGTTTACTTGTGAAAGATTACATGCAGATAATGACTTTCGGTGCACTCCATCCTCTCAGTCATATGCTAGCTTTTTCTAGATTTCCAAAGATGCTTCAGGGAATGGAAGAACATGCTTCTGTTGAATGACCCAACAATAGAACATACCAGATAGACACATAAATAAATTCTGAGTTTAAATGTTCCCCCTGAGAATAGATGCTCAGAGGCTGGAAGACACTCCAACCTTTTCTTTAGAAGATAACAATGGAACATGCAAAGTAGAATATCTATCTGACATTCATGCTGTGGTCGTTTATGGTTAGGGAACAAAGGACTCTCAATATAAATTACACTCATATTGGGACCCCTGgcaatgcagtgggttaaactcttgtgtcgacaagactgaaaactgacaggtcagaggtttgaatccagggagagtatggatgagctccctctgtcagccccagcccccccatgcggggacatgagagaagcctcccacaaggatggtaaaacatgaaaacatccggccatcccatgggcagcatccttgcaatcggccaatactctcacatcagaagcaatttgcagtttctcaaggct includes these proteins:
- the USP53 gene encoding inactive ubiquitin carboxyl-terminal hydrolase 53 isoform X1 produces the protein MAWVKFLRKPGGNLGKVYQPGSVMSLAPTKGLLNEPGQNSCFLNSAVQVLWQLDIFRRSLRGLTGHVCQGDACIFCALKTIFAQFQHSREKALPSNNMRHALAESFKDEQRFQLGFMDDAAECFENILERIHYHIVPSSETDMCTSKSCITHQKFAMTLYEQCVCRSCGASSDPLPFTEFVRYISTTALCNEVDRMFERHERLKPEMFAELLQAANTTDDFRNCPSNCGQKIKIRRVLMNCPEIVTIGLVWDSEHSDLTEDVIRNLATQLYLPGLFYRVTDERAKNSELFLVGMICYASKHYCAFAFHTKSCKWVLFDDANVKEVGTKWKDVVSKCIRCHFQPLLLFYANPDGTPVSTEDAPRQIIHWSHYKASGGNGEESGFEKSTFPKLDHTKENGFEESVVQKSTKKIQPEHSSLNRNHIQYGGVRGSGKLGHSEQREKAKDISRECAQKVSEMKNISSSLRKDVDRGSKRESGKQKDLSRDVQTHFKPGSPPSGNGFRPHSNERLYNSQGRGPYRHEKVHNQVRPTAQVLGSSKTDGFTDGEKMSRMKADSITGYETDSSQDSKDKGSVSSSKSRSRGWKPMRETLNVDSIFSESERKEHSSKTKLNANSKPKHEKETSSNNWPKENASQKALMTIYEDETKQAGNRNSFDSEGKENAEKSKGFTERKVHIDSWQIQRTESGYESSDHISNASANLDSPIIEGTSPVDNAVTKENTSCSDQNLSVRYSGCVLQSTSQQNKNYLDGLKKDQANTHINYRPHNASSVSHLQMHSPPLKRTGIPDCNKKFFPLTLQSTLKDHSEKGTKNSVLNEQNNGRWPKDHVLDETTMPVHSTESSASPYNGENPTVAERILNKESLSPQLQLSQTRTMRSKPALAFFLQQNISKPSYSESAPSVEHKIPLYGSKTDDTSEAIYQNLPPPLPPKKYALTSLHGLEQDSTVDPKVTEVSCTNPSNIERHLASVPSKATPEANSFAEEERAKSSFHGNESSKTDFPTSLSGNDLWALSSHPTNKGACLMGTRASSLDANANDIVSLTTYFSVDNCMTDTYRLKYHQRPKLYFVDSSVLSKETPAMHLNPSYHSTCESDYPTPEQRHKPSIGNMYCNR